The following coding sequences lie in one Myxococcus xanthus genomic window:
- a CDS encoding SGNH/GDSL hydrolase family protein — MSFRHSGMSVVAMCAAFTVGGSAMASTLNQNTSWTIDQPSTSTKYRVVAYGDSIYAGYNGSVFFWNVARRAAPVVQGEDLARKWNADVEVIRRTKSGAKADDIYNNKIVSERSYMQAANTRVVMFEMCGNDYLQARSAFSGQTGTCNYSGLESALATCTTYMERAMQTINQYAPATATKIISNIYYPGFNADNVNTQCRDSATGQVVNKREKFLPLLARSNWRACSLAARHGFKCADSFAEYMAADYDSNGDGKVDSEAIRYIEGESEAAYVQRISVTLRSTLRDSNTHFVNASTSYDYLQSDDTHPTYTGGTISSSGGTGALPADTSTWNKTGHDRMGWESAKFNPTP, encoded by the coding sequence ATGTCTTTCCGTCACAGCGGGATGTCCGTCGTCGCCATGTGCGCGGCCTTCACGGTCGGTGGTAGCGCGATGGCGAGCACCCTCAACCAGAACACGTCGTGGACCATCGACCAGCCGTCGACGTCGACGAAGTACCGCGTGGTGGCTTACGGCGACTCCATCTACGCCGGCTACAACGGTTCCGTCTTCTTCTGGAACGTGGCCCGCCGCGCGGCGCCGGTGGTGCAGGGCGAGGACCTGGCGCGGAAGTGGAACGCGGACGTGGAGGTCATCCGCCGCACCAAGTCCGGCGCGAAGGCGGACGACATCTACAACAACAAGATTGTCTCTGAGCGCTCGTACATGCAGGCGGCCAACACCCGCGTCGTCATGTTCGAGATGTGTGGCAACGACTACCTCCAGGCGCGCAGCGCCTTCTCTGGGCAGACGGGCACCTGTAACTACTCCGGCCTGGAGTCCGCCCTGGCGACCTGCACCACGTACATGGAGCGGGCGATGCAGACCATCAACCAGTACGCGCCCGCCACCGCGACCAAGATCATCTCCAACATCTACTACCCGGGCTTCAACGCGGACAACGTGAACACCCAATGCCGGGACTCCGCCACGGGCCAGGTGGTGAACAAGCGGGAGAAGTTCCTGCCGCTGCTGGCGAGGAGCAACTGGCGTGCGTGCAGCCTGGCGGCTCGTCACGGCTTCAAGTGCGCGGACTCGTTCGCGGAGTACATGGCCGCGGATTATGACTCCAACGGCGATGGCAAGGTGGACTCCGAGGCCATTCGCTACATCGAGGGCGAGTCCGAGGCGGCGTACGTCCAGCGCATCTCCGTCACGCTGCGCTCCACGCTGCGCGACTCCAACACGCACTTCGTCAACGCGAGCACCAGCTACGACTACCTCCAGTCTGACGACACCCACCCGACCTACACCGGTGGCACCATCTCCAGCTCTGGCGGCACCGGCGCGCTGCCCGCCGACACCTCGACCTGGAACAAGACTGGCCACGACCGCATGGGCTGGGAGAGCGCGAAGTTCAACCCCACGCCGTAG